The Vescimonas coprocola genome includes a window with the following:
- a CDS encoding efflux RND transporter permease subunit has translation MVKFSVKKPLTVFVAVLAVLVLGVVAYLKMTPDLLPNMDFPYVVIVTTDPGASPEAVESAVTRPMEQSMSTLDQIKSVTSTSQDSVSMVVLEFEDGVNMDTVSVDIQQKINILQGSWDDGVGTPYVLKINPSMLPVQVAAVSYSGKDVTELSDFVENTLTQKLEGISGVASVTVSGTVQRQAHIILSQEKLDALTATLREAIGKTLDETASQLEGTRSQLESAKGAIRSTEESAVREAAMQALTAVQQSLTTLRSSESRLEANLKELAEIQALKVQLDAKNAVYQARMEAIRQDDSLTEEEKAEQLAAIENDPEYIQLQADLAELELRIAALNTSWEQAAEDARRWRETLEQLKEQIRRLEDDSEVASIADEVTSGVITMADGVTQLLSANVQLDSALTQLEQGLRTLESSRASALEQADLSGALNIQTITALLTAQNFSMPAGYLQENGVNYMVSVGDSISSRQELSDMVLFDLGLEGVEPVKLSDVAEIVVTDNSDEIYAKLNGDNGVIVSFNKQSAYATAEVSDNIQARCDTLEKEYDGLHFVPLMDQGDYIYIIINSILSSLGWGALFAVLILYLFLKDLRPTLITLCSIPVSVIFAVVLMYFSGVTINMISLSGLAVAVGMLVDNSVVVIENIYRLRSKGATVIQAAVSGAAQVVGAITASTLTTVCVFLPIVFVEGITKQLFTDLALTMTYSLLASLIVALTLVPAMASGMLKKEKAVKAGLLERVYPAYRRAVGWSLGHKTVVLLLAVVLLAGSAWGAVSRGFVFMPQIDMNNISLTVTMPEGISREEAVALADEVVRRAGTVENVDAVGAMMSSGSGMDMSSMMGGSGGAYDVTAYVTMPEGASGAKAGKAIKELCADLPCQVTASGSMDSMSTYLAGSGVSLKVYGDDMEDLQTSAKALAAALKTVEGTGEVSDGLEEATTVLHISVDRNAAMEKGVTVAQVYMAVASALTNTSASSGLTLDGLEMEVSVQSPEESRMTREKLMDLEITPSSGTNLDSMSNISGMSGSTSSMGGMSALAGGSTFSGGSALTDAAGQEVSSFRLGDVATIEETVSLGSIQREQQRRCVTVTAEVAEGYNVTKVTAAAQTAVAGVDLPQGITARFSGENEAIMDAMGQLLLMLGLGVLLVYLVMVAQFQSLRSPLIVMFTIPLAFTGGFLALLISGIELSVVSLIGFVMLVGVIVNNGIVLVDYINQLRLSGMERREAIVEAGVTRLRPILMTSMTTVLGLVVMAFGGDAGTALMQPVALVCIGGLLYATLMTLLVVPCMYDLLSRRELRKVEETDLQTLDI, from the coding sequence ATGGTCAAATTCAGCGTGAAAAAGCCGCTGACTGTCTTTGTGGCGGTGCTGGCTGTGTTGGTGCTGGGCGTGGTGGCGTATCTGAAAATGACGCCGGACCTGCTGCCCAACATGGATTTCCCCTATGTGGTCATCGTCACCACCGACCCCGGTGCCAGCCCGGAGGCGGTGGAGTCCGCCGTCACCCGGCCCATGGAGCAGTCCATGTCCACGCTGGATCAAATCAAGTCCGTGACCTCTACCTCGCAGGACAGCGTCTCCATGGTGGTGCTGGAGTTTGAGGACGGCGTGAACATGGACACCGTCAGTGTGGATATCCAGCAGAAGATCAACATCCTGCAAGGCTCTTGGGACGACGGCGTCGGCACCCCCTATGTGCTGAAGATCAACCCCTCCATGCTGCCGGTGCAGGTGGCGGCGGTGTCGTACAGCGGCAAGGATGTGACGGAGCTGTCGGATTTTGTGGAAAACACCCTCACCCAGAAGCTGGAGGGCATCTCCGGCGTAGCCAGCGTCACCGTCAGCGGCACGGTGCAGCGGCAGGCCCATATCATCCTCAGTCAGGAGAAGCTGGACGCCCTCACCGCCACGCTGCGGGAGGCCATCGGCAAGACACTGGACGAGACGGCCAGCCAGCTGGAGGGGACCCGCAGCCAGCTGGAGAGCGCCAAGGGGGCCATCCGCTCGACGGAGGAGTCCGCCGTCCGGGAGGCCGCCATGCAGGCCCTGACCGCCGTGCAGCAGTCTCTGACCACCCTCCGCAGCAGCGAGAGCCGGCTGGAGGCGAACCTGAAGGAGCTGGCGGAGATTCAGGCACTGAAGGTGCAGCTGGATGCCAAAAACGCCGTCTATCAGGCCCGGATGGAGGCCATCCGGCAGGACGATTCCCTGACGGAGGAGGAGAAGGCGGAGCAGCTGGCCGCCATCGAAAACGACCCGGAGTACATCCAGCTGCAGGCGGACCTTGCGGAGCTGGAGCTGCGAATCGCCGCACTGAACACCTCGTGGGAGCAGGCGGCGGAGGACGCCAGACGGTGGCGGGAGACGCTGGAGCAGCTAAAAGAGCAGATCCGCCGGCTGGAGGATGATTCCGAGGTGGCCTCCATTGCCGATGAGGTAACATCGGGAGTCATCACCATGGCCGATGGCGTCACCCAGCTCCTCTCTGCCAATGTGCAGCTGGACAGCGCCTTGACCCAGCTGGAGCAGGGTCTCCGGACGCTGGAGTCCTCCCGTGCCTCGGCGCTGGAGCAGGCGGACCTCTCCGGGGCTCTGAACATCCAGACCATCACCGCCCTGCTGACGGCTCAGAACTTCTCCATGCCTGCCGGGTATCTGCAGGAGAACGGTGTGAACTACATGGTTTCCGTGGGCGACAGCATCTCCTCCCGTCAGGAGCTGTCGGACATGGTGCTCTTTGATCTGGGTCTGGAGGGCGTGGAGCCGGTGAAGCTCTCCGACGTGGCGGAGATCGTGGTGACGGATAACTCCGATGAGATCTACGCCAAGCTCAACGGCGACAACGGCGTCATCGTCTCCTTCAACAAGCAGTCTGCCTACGCCACGGCGGAGGTGTCCGACAACATTCAGGCCCGCTGCGACACGCTGGAGAAAGAGTACGACGGCCTGCACTTCGTGCCGCTGATGGATCAGGGGGACTACATCTATATCATCATTAACTCCATCCTGTCCTCCTTGGGCTGGGGCGCTCTGTTTGCGGTGCTGATCCTGTACCTGTTCCTGAAGGACCTGCGGCCCACCCTCATCACCCTCTGCTCCATCCCCGTCAGCGTGATCTTCGCCGTGGTGCTGATGTACTTCTCCGGCGTCACCATCAATATGATCTCCCTTTCGGGTCTGGCGGTGGCAGTGGGTATGCTGGTGGATAACTCCGTGGTGGTCATCGAGAATATCTACCGGCTGCGCTCCAAGGGAGCCACCGTCATTCAGGCGGCGGTGTCCGGTGCGGCGCAGGTGGTGGGGGCCATCACCGCCTCCACCCTGACCACGGTGTGCGTGTTCCTGCCCATTGTGTTCGTGGAGGGCATCACCAAGCAGCTGTTCACCGATCTGGCCTTGACCATGACGTATTCTCTTCTGGCCAGCCTCATCGTGGCCCTGACACTGGTGCCGGCCATGGCCTCCGGGATGCTGAAAAAGGAAAAGGCCGTGAAGGCCGGCCTGCTGGAGCGGGTCTATCCCGCCTACCGCAGGGCGGTGGGCTGGTCGCTGGGCCATAAGACCGTGGTACTGCTGCTGGCGGTGGTGCTGCTGGCTGGCTCTGCGTGGGGTGCCGTCAGCCGGGGCTTCGTGTTCATGCCCCAGATCGATATGAATAACATCAGCCTCACCGTTACCATGCCGGAGGGCATCAGCCGGGAGGAGGCGGTGGCACTGGCGGACGAGGTGGTGCGCCGGGCCGGTACGGTGGAAAATGTGGATGCCGTGGGTGCCATGATGTCCTCCGGCAGCGGCATGGATATGAGCAGCATGATGGGCGGCTCCGGCGGTGCCTATGATGTCACCGCCTACGTCACCATGCCGGAGGGGGCCTCCGGCGCCAAGGCAGGCAAGGCCATCAAGGAGCTGTGCGCCGACCTGCCCTGTCAGGTGACGGCCTCCGGCTCCATGGACAGTATGTCCACCTATCTGGCGGGCAGCGGCGTCTCTCTGAAGGTCTACGGCGATGACATGGAGGACCTCCAGACCTCCGCCAAGGCGCTGGCGGCGGCCCTGAAAACCGTGGAGGGTACCGGCGAGGTGTCCGACGGTCTGGAGGAGGCCACCACGGTTCTCCACATCTCCGTGGACCGCAACGCCGCCATGGAAAAGGGCGTCACCGTGGCGCAGGTGTATATGGCGGTGGCCTCTGCCCTGACCAACACCTCCGCCTCCTCCGGCCTGACGCTGGATGGGCTGGAGATGGAGGTTTCCGTCCAGTCCCCGGAGGAGAGCCGCATGACCCGTGAAAAGCTCATGGATCTGGAGATCACCCCGTCCAGTGGTACGAATCTAGACAGTATGAGTAACATAAGTGGTATGAGCGGCAGCACCTCCTCCATGGGCGGAATGTCTGCGCTGGCGGGCGGCAGCACGTTCTCCGGCGGCAGCGCCCTGACGGACGCTGCCGGTCAGGAAGTGTCCAGCTTCCGTCTGGGCGACGTGGCCACCATTGAGGAGACCGTCAGCCTCGGCAGCATCCAGCGGGAGCAGCAGCGCCGCTGCGTTACCGTCACGGCGGAGGTAGCCGAGGGCTACAACGTCACCAAGGTCACAGCCGCCGCCCAGACGGCGGTGGCCGGGGTAGACCTGCCGCAGGGCATCACCGCCCGGTTCAGCGGCGAGAACGAGGCCATCATGGATGCCATGGGCCAGCTGCTGCTGATGCTGGGGCTGGGGGTGCTGCTGGTGTATCTGGTGATGGTGGCGCAGTTCCAGTCGCTGCGCTCCCCGCTGATCGTCATGTTCACCATCCCGCTGGCCTTTACCGGCGGCTTTCTGGCCCTGCTGATCTCCGGCATCGAGCTGAGCGTGGTGTCCCTCATCGGCTTTGTGATGCTGGTGGGCGTCATCGTCAACAACGGCATCGTGCTGGTGGACTACATCAACCAGCTGCGCCTGTCGGGGATGGAGCGGCGGGAGGCCATTGTGGAGGCCGGTGTCACCCGTCTGCGGCCCATTCTCATGACGTCCATGACCACCGTTCTGGGCCTTGTGGTCATGGCCTTCGGCGGCGACGCCGGTACGGCTCTGATGCAGCCGGTGGCGCTGGTGTGCATCGGCGGCCTGCTGTACGCCACCCTCATGACGCTGCTGGTGGTGCCGTGTATGTATGACCTCCTCAGCCGCCGGGAGCTGCGGAAGGTGGAGGAGACGGACCTGCAGACGCTGGATATCTGA
- a CDS encoding M23 family metallopeptidase yields MSRIDRSKSRSAGGKGFYIALALCLAAVGAIGYFTLIRPANVTIDDPTPPTRQTERNDAQWTAPVLQPEPIEVPAVEEEPAPEPEDLLPQVVSPLDGTTVTVFSTTELMYDETMADWRTHNGLDIQAAEGDAVKTAASGMVVSIKSDELMGTTVVIEHAGGYTTQYSCLQAEPPVTEGQQVAAGDIIGLVGSTAAAESSMGPHLHFSVAKDGVIIDPSEYIG; encoded by the coding sequence ATGAGCAGAATCGACCGTTCCAAGTCCCGCTCCGCCGGCGGCAAGGGCTTCTACATAGCCCTTGCTCTCTGCCTTGCGGCAGTGGGAGCCATCGGCTATTTCACCCTGATCCGCCCCGCCAACGTCACCATCGACGACCCCACCCCGCCCACCCGGCAAACCGAGCGCAATGACGCCCAGTGGACGGCCCCGGTGCTCCAGCCGGAGCCCATAGAGGTCCCGGCCGTGGAGGAGGAGCCCGCCCCGGAGCCGGAGGACCTGCTGCCGCAGGTAGTGTCTCCGCTGGACGGCACCACCGTCACGGTGTTCAGCACCACGGAACTGATGTATGACGAAACCATGGCGGACTGGCGCACCCACAACGGGCTGGATATCCAAGCCGCCGAGGGTGACGCCGTCAAAACCGCCGCCAGCGGCATGGTGGTGTCGATCAAGAGCGACGAGCTTATGGGAACCACCGTGGTCATCGAGCACGCCGGCGGCTACACCACCCAGTATAGCTGCCTGCAGGCTGAACCCCCGGTAACGGAGGGCCAGCAGGTGGCGGCGGGGGATATCATCGGTCTGGTGGGCAGCACCGCTGCCGCCGAGAGCAGCATGGGCCCCCATCTGCACTTCTCCGTGGCCAAGGACGGCGTCATCATTGACCCGTCGGAGTATATCGGCTAA
- the gpmI gene encoding 2,3-bisphosphoglycerate-independent phosphoglycerate mutase: MGKTPTTLIIMDGFGLTQPGPGNAVSLANTPVLDRLWADHAHTTLSASGLDVGLPEGQMGNSEVGHTNIGGGRVVFQDLPRISRAIEDGTFFANEAYNKAVDDCLQKGTRLHLCGLLSDGGVHSHIQHLYALLELARRKGLDRVYIHAFLDGRDVSPTSGKGFVADCAETCRRLGVGKIATVMGRYYAMDRDNRWERVQLAYDAMVYGEGNQNPDPVDAVAQSYVAGVTDEFMEPVVCDSDGTVSDNDSVIFFNFRPDRAREITRAIVDPDFTGFQREFFPTTYVCNTEYDASMPNVLVAWPRVAVKNGLGEYLSSLSLTQLRIAETEKYAHVTFFFNGGVEKQYPGEDRVLVPSPKVATYDLQPEMSAYEVCDKCVERINSGAYDVVILNFANCDMVGHTGVLEAAVKAVETVDTCVGRVVEATLKMGGIAMITADHGNAEVMRQPDGSPMTAHTTNPVPFILCGAGTELRTGRLADIAPTILDVMGLACPPEMDGKSLIVR, from the coding sequence ATGGGTAAAACGCCTACTACTCTCATCATCATGGACGGCTTCGGCCTGACCCAGCCCGGCCCCGGCAACGCCGTCAGTCTGGCCAATACCCCGGTGCTGGATCGCCTGTGGGCGGATCATGCTCACACCACCCTGTCCGCCAGCGGACTGGACGTGGGCCTGCCGGAGGGGCAGATGGGCAACAGTGAGGTGGGCCACACCAACATCGGCGGCGGCCGGGTGGTGTTTCAGGATCTGCCCCGCATCAGCCGTGCCATCGAGGACGGCACGTTCTTTGCCAACGAAGCCTATAACAAGGCGGTGGACGACTGCCTGCAAAAGGGGACCCGGCTGCACCTGTGCGGCCTGCTGTCCGACGGCGGCGTCCACTCCCATATTCAGCATCTGTACGCCCTGCTGGAGCTGGCCCGCCGCAAGGGGCTGGACCGGGTGTATATCCACGCCTTTCTGGACGGACGTGACGTGTCCCCCACCAGCGGCAAGGGCTTTGTAGCGGACTGCGCCGAGACCTGCCGCCGTCTGGGGGTAGGCAAAATTGCCACCGTCATGGGCCGCTACTATGCCATGGACCGGGACAACCGCTGGGAGCGGGTGCAGCTGGCCTATGACGCCATGGTCTACGGCGAGGGCAACCAGAACCCCGACCCGGTGGACGCCGTGGCCCAGTCCTATGTGGCAGGCGTCACCGACGAGTTCATGGAGCCGGTGGTCTGCGACAGCGACGGCACCGTCTCCGATAACGACAGCGTCATTTTCTTCAACTTCCGTCCCGACCGGGCCAGAGAGATCACACGGGCCATCGTGGACCCGGACTTCACCGGCTTTCAGCGGGAGTTTTTCCCCACCACCTACGTCTGCAATACGGAGTACGACGCCTCCATGCCCAACGTGCTGGTGGCGTGGCCCCGTGTGGCGGTGAAGAACGGGCTGGGCGAGTACCTCAGCTCACTGAGCCTGACCCAGCTGCGGATCGCTGAGACGGAGAAGTATGCCCACGTCACCTTCTTCTTCAACGGCGGTGTCGAGAAGCAGTATCCCGGCGAGGACCGGGTGCTGGTGCCGTCCCCCAAGGTGGCCACCTATGACCTCCAGCCGGAGATGAGCGCCTATGAGGTGTGCGACAAGTGCGTCGAGCGCATCAACTCCGGGGCCTACGACGTGGTGATCCTGAACTTCGCCAACTGCGATATGGTGGGCCATACCGGGGTACTGGAGGCCGCCGTGAAGGCGGTGGAGACGGTGGATACCTGTGTGGGCCGTGTGGTGGAGGCCACCCTGAAAATGGGAGGCATCGCCATGATCACCGCCGACCACGGCAACGCCGAGGTGATGCGCCAGCCCGACGGCAGTCCCATGACCGCCCATACCACCAACCCCGTGCCCTTCATTCTCTGCGGTGCCGGCACGGAGCTGCGGACCGGCCGTCTGGCGGATATCGCCCCCACCATTCTGGATGTGATGGGTCTGGCCTGCCCGCCGGAGATGGACGGTAAGAGCCTCATCGTCCGGTGA